A section of the Phaseolus vulgaris cultivar G19833 chromosome 8, P. vulgaris v2.0, whole genome shotgun sequence genome encodes:
- the LOC137825325 gene encoding uncharacterized mitochondrial protein AtMg00810-like, producing MSMMGELNYFLGLQVKQLKDGIFLNQAKYRKDLRRKFGMDKCKFISTPFSTSCHLDHDVAGNPVDETKYKWLIGSLLYLNASKPDIMFAMCMYARFQSAPKESHFNATKRILKYLQGTKDVGLWYPGNVSLSLTSYSDSDFTGCKIDRKSTSDTCHFLGSSLIPCQCKKQACVALSTAEAEYIAAVSCCAQTLWLR from the coding sequence atgtctatgatgggtgAACTGAATTACTTTCTAGGtctgcaggtcaaacaactcaaagATGGTATATTCTTAAACCAGGCCAAGTATCGCAAGGACTTGCGAAGAAAATTTGGAATGGACAAGTGCAAATTTATCAGCACACCATTCTCAACTAGCTGCCATCTTGATCATGATGTTGCTGGAAATCCTGTTGATGAGACTAAGTACAAATGGCTAATTGGTTCTTTATTGTATCTTAATGCAAGTAAACCTGACATAATGTTTGCTATGTGCATGTATGCTCGCTTTCAATCTGCCCCAAAAGAATCACACTTCAATGCAAccaaaagaattctgaaatatctacAAGGAACCAAAGATGTTGGCTTATGGTATCCAGGTAATGTTTCACTAAGTCTAACTAGTTACTCTGATTCAGATTTTACAGGCTGCAAGATTGATAGAAAAAGTACTAGCGACACTTGCCACTTCCTTGGATCAAGCTTAATCCCTTGTCAATGCaaaaagcaagcatgtgttgctctctctactgctgaagcagaatatattGCAGCGgtgagttgttgtgctcaaacttTATGGTTAAGGTAA